The following are from one region of the Treponema denticola genome:
- a CDS encoding response regulator, whose protein sequence is MYSALEVANICGVVNQTAINWIRNGYLKAFNTPGGQYRVYYEDLLLFIKERGMKIPPELQDSLDDAHWNSIIVIDDDAVLNEAISSFLNKNLPNLTVYKSLDGFDAGTQLVKHKPGFVILDIDLPGVNGKEICKKIKTDPFFGQPYIIVITGLDDESLEKQMKDLGVDSFFRKPIDFTAILREINEVVS, encoded by the coding sequence ATGTACTCCGCCCTTGAGGTCGCTAACATCTGCGGAGTCGTAAATCAGACTGCCATTAACTGGATTAGAAACGGCTATTTAAAAGCTTTTAATACGCCGGGCGGCCAATATAGGGTGTATTATGAAGATCTGCTCCTCTTTATAAAAGAAAGAGGAATGAAGATTCCCCCTGAGCTGCAGGATTCATTGGATGATGCTCATTGGAATTCTATCATAGTTATAGATGATGATGCGGTTTTAAATGAGGCTATATCTTCATTTTTAAACAAAAATCTTCCTAACTTGACTGTATACAAATCCCTTGACGGCTTTGATGCAGGAACTCAACTTGTAAAGCATAAACCGGGCTTTGTGATTTTGGATATAGACCTTCCCGGAGTCAACGGCAAGGAAATATGCAAAAAAATAAAAACCGATCCTTTTTTTGGGCAGCCTTATATAATCGTTATTACAGGACTGGATGACGAATCTTTAGAAAAGCAGATGAAAGATTTGGGTGTCGACTCTTTCTTTAGGAAGCCCATAGATTTTACTGCTATATTAAGAGAGATCAATGAGGTTGTGAGCTAG
- a CDS encoding class II aldolase/adducin family protein has protein sequence MTLDEAKSIIIETGKRLLKSGLTVRTWGNVSARIDADTFAITPSGYGYENLKPEHIVVLKINRPESSRPVKPSSERFVHASLYKADENIKFIIHTHQKFASAVSGCFSSIPVENEELRSVLGEAVPVARYAPAGTKKIARHIVKCLTKPAGAIIMAQHGAVCFGTDAEEAFRQAEALEDLCRNLIFVEVPALALAYRRYERKAFQPLINFYASCREGDSCTVYDKNTDITICKMDIKSGNITEGLFDFQADLHRHIYGTYPDINFIEQSSLPAALFVSKKMNIDNCIPAFLDDFAQIAGENVFLFPFFENRAEEMSAEIVDALKNRSCVLVNESGALCCVSDKNDIGALKEILEKNLLALVLSWKFKNYFPISRRSAQRMRRGYIGGYSKMNLQI, from the coding sequence ATGACCCTTGATGAAGCAAAAAGTATCATAATAGAGACGGGAAAGAGGCTTTTAAAGTCCGGTCTGACGGTACGTACATGGGGAAATGTAAGCGCCCGTATAGATGCCGATACTTTTGCTATTACCCCTTCCGGCTATGGTTATGAGAATTTAAAGCCTGAACATATAGTTGTTCTTAAAATAAATAGGCCTGAAAGTTCCAGACCAGTCAAACCCTCTTCAGAGCGTTTTGTTCATGCAAGCCTTTACAAGGCCGATGAAAATATAAAGTTTATAATCCATACACATCAAAAATTTGCCTCTGCCGTTTCGGGTTGCTTTTCTTCCATACCTGTTGAAAATGAGGAGCTTCGTTCCGTCTTAGGAGAAGCCGTACCTGTTGCAAGGTATGCTCCTGCGGGCACAAAAAAAATAGCCCGCCATATTGTAAAATGTTTAACAAAACCTGCCGGAGCAATAATAATGGCTCAACATGGGGCTGTCTGTTTCGGCACAGATGCAGAAGAGGCCTTTAGGCAAGCCGAGGCTCTGGAAGACCTTTGCCGTAATTTGATTTTTGTTGAAGTTCCGGCCCTGGCCCTTGCTTACCGGCGATATGAAAGAAAGGCCTTTCAGCCTTTGATTAATTTTTATGCAAGCTGCCGTGAAGGAGATTCATGTACTGTTTACGATAAAAATACCGATATTACCATTTGTAAGATGGATATAAAATCCGGAAATATAACTGAAGGCCTTTTTGATTTTCAAGCCGATTTACATAGACATATATATGGTACCTATCCGGATATTAATTTTATAGAGCAAAGCTCTCTGCCGGCAGCTCTTTTTGTTTCAAAAAAAATGAACATAGATAACTGCATACCGGCTTTTTTGGATGATTTTGCTCAGATTGCCGGCGAAAACGTTTTTTTGTTTCCATTTTTTGAAAACCGGGCTGAAGAAATGAGTGCGGAAATTGTAGATGCTTTAAAAAACCGCTCTTGCGTTTTGGTAAATGAAAGCGGAGCCCTTTGTTGTGTTTCCGATAAGAATGATATCGGCGCCTTAAAAGAAATCTTGGAAAAAAATCTTTTGGCCCTTGTTCTTTCATGGAAATTTAAAAATTATTTTCCGATAAGCCGTAGGAGTGCTCAAAGAATGAGAAGAGGCTATATCGGAGGATATTCCAAAATGAATTTACAAATTTAG
- a CDS encoding LIC_12708 family protein → MKNIKKILLVVFVGLLFGCRRETSLELEREEKFTLNYGLFENELNLFNLNSTYSRPDTQILMKEGIFYIVNSGGQKILKLSSFGDLLTFFYNPESNMEPSFMQNDSQDVKATTRGAIKYPFNHPALLTVNSSKHLFVVDSVLDERIEYDHEENLALRDIILHFDENGTFIDYLGQEGFGGTPFPSIEGIHTNSSNDIIVVCRTQTSLKIYWYNRKGDLLYKIPIFFNAVPNPYESSNKIFSSIDKIIPDFNDLYLYIKIDYYLEEKDAATRANLGVSYDKSCLYFLNIKTGKYDKKMDIDAYEEIETSGTETFTFKKVYEIMGITESNWCYLLTPTTKGYALEMMNLKSQKKYKKDLIVSSDETFYNTFHVSSKGIISAILARDDKALIVWWRADKIIGDK, encoded by the coding sequence ATGAAAAATATAAAAAAAATATTGCTTGTGGTTTTTGTCGGCCTTTTATTCGGCTGTAGACGCGAAACGTCTTTAGAGCTTGAGAGAGAAGAAAAGTTTACCCTTAATTACGGGCTTTTTGAAAACGAGCTCAATCTTTTTAATTTAAACAGTACTTATTCACGTCCTGATACACAGATTTTGATGAAAGAAGGTATATTCTACATAGTTAATTCGGGCGGCCAAAAAATTTTAAAGCTTTCTTCATTCGGGGACTTACTTACCTTTTTTTATAACCCCGAGTCAAACATGGAGCCTTCCTTTATGCAAAACGATTCTCAGGATGTTAAGGCAACTACAAGAGGAGCCATAAAATATCCCTTTAATCATCCTGCTCTTTTAACCGTAAACTCTTCCAAGCATCTCTTTGTTGTAGATTCCGTTTTGGATGAAAGAATCGAGTACGATCATGAGGAAAATTTGGCCTTAAGGGATATAATCCTGCATTTCGACGAAAACGGAACTTTTATAGATTATCTGGGACAGGAAGGTTTTGGCGGAACGCCTTTTCCGTCTATTGAGGGGATTCATACAAATTCTTCCAACGATATAATAGTCGTTTGCCGAACACAGACGAGTTTAAAAATTTATTGGTATAACAGGAAGGGAGACTTGCTGTATAAGATACCTATCTTTTTTAATGCAGTACCTAATCCATATGAAAGTTCTAATAAAATATTTTCTTCGATAGATAAGATAATTCCCGACTTTAATGATCTTTATTTATATATTAAAATTGATTATTATCTTGAAGAAAAGGATGCTGCAACTAGGGCAAACCTTGGGGTAAGTTACGATAAAAGCTGTTTGTATTTTTTAAATATTAAAACCGGTAAGTATGATAAAAAAATGGATATAGATGCTTATGAGGAAATTGAAACATCGGGAACCGAAACTTTTACTTTTAAAAAGGTTTATGAGATAATGGGCATTACGGAAAGTAATTGGTGTTACTTATTGACTCCTACCACTAAAGGTTATGCACTTGAAATGATGAATTTAAAATCTCAAAAAAAATATAAAAAAGATTTGATTGTTTCAAGTGATGAAACATTTTACAATACCTTCCATGTTTCCTCTAAGGGAATTATTTCGGCCATTCTTGCCCGAGACGACAAGGCCTTAATTGTATGGTGGCGTGCCGATAAAATTATCGGGGATAAATAA
- a CDS encoding alpha-hydroxy-acid oxidizing protein translates to MSVNKKYKCRLCKECNGKACIGELPGMGGVFESANFILNCAEWKNYYTSDSYPLPRLRLAPMTGAVENVGYEDERQFYFDLIGASVKAGLALSIGDGYPDLKLFSGIEALRDVKKKGAVFLKPYPQMKLFERIEASMEAAEIIGVDTDAYNIVTMRNLVHLEKKTAKDLADLKKYAKLPFAVKGIFTSYDIEVVKELKPDIAIISNHGGRIETDRGSVAAFAHSHLKEIKKYSGEVWADGGLRKREDFMAASSLGIEEVLIGRPCITALLRDKENGIKNFIDSILGKDLNKEACGSLGSSPLRSFEKP, encoded by the coding sequence ATGAGTGTGAACAAAAAATATAAGTGCCGATTATGTAAGGAATGTAACGGAAAAGCCTGCATAGGAGAGCTTCCCGGAATGGGCGGAGTCTTTGAAAGTGCTAATTTTATTTTAAACTGTGCCGAGTGGAAAAATTATTATACATCTGATTCCTATCCTCTGCCGAGGCTCCGTCTTGCTCCTATGACGGGAGCCGTAGAAAATGTCGGCTATGAAGACGAAAGGCAATTTTATTTTGACCTTATAGGGGCATCGGTTAAGGCCGGCTTGGCTTTAAGCATTGGGGACGGCTATCCCGACTTAAAACTTTTTTCAGGGATCGAAGCCTTAAGGGATGTTAAAAAAAAGGGAGCGGTCTTTTTAAAACCATATCCGCAGATGAAGCTTTTTGAAAGAATTGAGGCCTCAATGGAGGCGGCGGAAATTATCGGGGTAGATACGGATGCTTATAATATTGTAACTATGCGGAATCTTGTTCACCTTGAAAAAAAGACTGCAAAAGATTTGGCTGATTTAAAAAAATATGCAAAGCTCCCCTTTGCTGTGAAGGGTATTTTTACCTCCTATGATATTGAAGTTGTGAAGGAGCTAAAACCCGACATTGCCATAATTTCAAATCACGGCGGCCGTATCGAAACCGATAGGGGGAGCGTTGCCGCATTTGCTCACTCTCATTTAAAAGAGATAAAAAAATATTCAGGCGAAGTTTGGGCTGACGGCGGCTTACGGAAAAGAGAAGATTTTATGGCCGCTTCTTCTTTAGGTATTGAAGAAGTTTTAATAGGCCGTCCCTGTATTACCGCCCTCCTTAGAGACAAGGAGAACGGCATAAAAAATTTTATCGATTCTATTTTAGGTAAAGATTTAAATAAAGAAGCTTGCGGCTCCTTAGGGAGCAGCCCTTTAAGGAGCTTTGAAAAACCTTGA
- a CDS encoding 16S rRNA pseudouridine(516) synthase yields the protein MKTRLDRILALSGLGSRSDVKKMIRKKNCCVDGVRIVSPSFILDTDLNKITIDGEPLVLRTNVYLMFNKPQGCVTSTSDPIHKTVMDYIKAPFDRMKLFPIGRLDIDTEGLLIITDDGEITHKITSPKSGTIKTYYLELSREPSDEEFKIYCKEFEKGIMLKNGYKCLPAKFEKCENKTGSFRSGFLMHITEGKFHQVKKMCLSAGNELCYLRRIAVGSIVLDENLKVGEYRELSAEEIDSLRDY from the coding sequence TTGAAAACCCGTTTAGATAGAATATTGGCCCTCAGCGGTTTAGGCTCCCGAAGTGATGTAAAAAAAATGATACGCAAAAAAAACTGCTGCGTGGACGGGGTGCGTATTGTTTCGCCTTCTTTTATTTTGGACACTGACCTAAATAAAATAACTATAGACGGGGAGCCTCTTGTGTTGAGGACAAATGTTTATCTTATGTTTAATAAGCCTCAAGGCTGTGTAACTTCGACAAGCGATCCCATACATAAAACCGTAATGGATTATATAAAAGCTCCCTTTGACAGGATGAAGCTGTTCCCCATCGGCCGGCTGGATATAGACACCGAAGGCCTTTTGATTATTACCGATGACGGCGAGATTACCCACAAGATTACCTCGCCTAAGTCGGGAACGATAAAGACTTATTATCTGGAATTAAGCCGAGAGCCCTCCGATGAAGAGTTTAAAATTTACTGCAAAGAGTTTGAAAAAGGGATTATGCTAAAAAACGGATATAAGTGTCTCCCTGCAAAATTCGAAAAATGTGAAAACAAAACCGGTTCTTTTAGAAGCGGATTTTTAATGCACATAACCGAAGGGAAATTCCATCAAGTAAAAAAAATGTGCTTAAGCGCAGGGAACGAACTTTGTTACCTGCGCCGTATTGCGGTCGGTTCAATAGTTTTAGATGAGAACTTGAAGGTCGGAGAATACCGCGAGCTTTCCGCCGAAGAGATAGATTCGCTCAGAGATTATTGA
- the tyrS gene encoding tyrosine--tRNA ligase yields the protein MNKALKILQERGFIQQCTDLKALSDRMDKGQIAFYTGTDPTGPSLHIGHMVPIFALKHLCREGHKGVVLVGGGTSRIGDPSGKTEMRKMLSYDELDKNAASIQKQIEKFLAEDINNVRFVNNKDWLADLNYIDFLRDIGSHFSVNKMLSFEAYKKRMETGLSFLEFNYQLLQSYDFLMLNQNYNVELQIGGDDQWGNMVAGSDLIRRKGGGEVFALTFSLVTRADGQKMGKSEKGALFLDPALLSPYDFFQYWRNTADADVEKFMLLFTFLPIEEIKSVCAGDINKAKERLAFEVTALIHGKEEAEKALEGARAAFSGGGNKDAMPTANLSLSKLNEGIGVLDLFAEAGLASTKSDARRLVEQGGAFINEEKISDIKALIGKEKLDKDKEMILRAGKKRFMRIIFS from the coding sequence ATGAACAAAGCATTAAAAATATTACAGGAGAGGGGCTTTATCCAGCAATGTACAGATTTGAAAGCCCTTTCCGATAGAATGGACAAGGGGCAAATCGCCTTTTACACAGGAACCGACCCGACAGGGCCCAGCTTGCACATAGGGCATATGGTTCCGATTTTTGCCTTAAAGCATTTATGCCGTGAAGGGCACAAGGGAGTTGTTTTAGTCGGCGGAGGCACTTCGCGAATAGGCGACCCGTCGGGCAAAACAGAAATGCGTAAGATGCTTTCTTACGATGAACTCGATAAAAATGCGGCCTCAATTCAAAAACAGATTGAAAAATTTTTAGCGGAAGATATTAATAATGTACGCTTTGTCAACAACAAGGATTGGCTTGCCGATTTAAACTACATCGATTTTTTACGCGATATAGGTTCTCACTTTTCAGTCAACAAAATGCTCAGTTTTGAAGCCTACAAAAAAAGAATGGAAACGGGGCTTTCCTTTTTGGAATTCAATTATCAGCTTTTGCAAAGCTACGACTTTTTAATGCTCAATCAAAACTACAATGTCGAACTCCAGATAGGCGGTGATGACCAGTGGGGAAACATGGTTGCAGGAAGCGACCTTATCCGCAGAAAGGGAGGCGGCGAGGTTTTTGCCCTCACCTTCTCTCTGGTTACAAGAGCCGACGGACAAAAAATGGGAAAGAGCGAAAAAGGAGCTTTGTTCTTGGATCCTGCCCTTCTTTCTCCCTACGATTTTTTTCAATATTGGAGAAACACAGCCGATGCCGATGTCGAAAAGTTTATGCTGCTTTTTACATTCCTTCCTATAGAAGAAATAAAATCGGTTTGTGCAGGAGACATAAACAAGGCTAAAGAAAGATTAGCCTTTGAAGTTACAGCTCTTATTCACGGAAAAGAAGAAGCGGAAAAAGCCTTGGAAGGAGCAAGGGCGGCTTTTTCGGGCGGAGGAAATAAGGATGCCATGCCCACGGCAAATTTGAGTCTTTCAAAATTAAATGAGGGTATCGGAGTTCTTGACCTCTTTGCCGAAGCAGGACTTGCCTCCACCAAAAGCGATGCCCGCCGTCTTGTCGAGCAGGGAGGAGCCTTTATAAACGAAGAAAAAATTTCGGACATCAAGGCTCTAATTGGAAAAGAAAAACTTGACAAGGACAAGGAGATGATTTTGCGTGCCGGTAAAAAACGATTTATGAGGATAATTTTCAGCTAA
- a CDS encoding Rpn family recombination-promoting nuclease/putative transposase encodes MEKLFKITLRNDYAFKRVFGVEENKDVLQDLLECILDIPPEDIAGLELLDKEFHKELLSEKLGVLDIKLRLKDGTFVDIEIQNSWHFDFPERTLYYWSKMYNENIKQGQDYTKLPKCITINLIGKGFDKNKRLHNKYLVLEQDTKEPLVSKLEIHILNLEKAKLLKESQYKDNKAKRLLNWLKFIETDDEEVRSMLEQESPMMRKANTTINIMEMSPRDKWLYDSRMKYEHDRASCISEGYRQGVDKGAYQARLETAKLMKKANCEIDFIIQMTGLSKEEIKKL; translated from the coding sequence ATGGAAAAACTATTTAAAATTACTCTCCGCAACGACTATGCTTTTAAACGAGTCTTCGGAGTAGAGGAAAACAAAGATGTTCTACAGGACTTGCTGGAGTGTATCTTGGACATTCCGCCTGAGGATATCGCAGGTTTGGAGCTCTTGGATAAGGAGTTTCATAAGGAGCTTTTAAGTGAAAAGCTCGGTGTTTTGGACATCAAGTTAAGGCTAAAAGATGGAACCTTTGTCGATATTGAAATTCAAAACAGTTGGCATTTTGATTTTCCTGAAAGAACCTTGTATTATTGGTCTAAAATGTACAACGAAAATATAAAACAAGGTCAAGACTATACAAAACTGCCAAAGTGTATTACAATAAACTTGATAGGAAAAGGCTTTGATAAAAATAAGCGTTTGCACAACAAGTATCTTGTTTTAGAACAAGACACAAAAGAGCCTTTAGTTTCAAAACTTGAGATTCATATACTAAACCTTGAAAAAGCAAAGCTGTTAAAAGAATCTCAATACAAGGATAATAAAGCTAAACGCTTATTAAACTGGCTAAAATTTATTGAAACTGATGATGAGGAGGTACGTAGTATGCTGGAACAAGAATCCCCTATGATGAGAAAGGCAAATACAACAATAAACATAATGGAAATGAGTCCTAGAGATAAATGGCTTTATGATTCCCGTATGAAATATGAACATGACAGGGCATCATGTATAAGTGAAGGGTATCGGCAAGGTGTTGATAAAGGTGCTTATCAAGCAAGACTTGAAACGGCAAAACTTATGAAAAAAGCAAATTGTGAAATTGACTTTATCATACAAATGACCGGTCTTAGCAAAGAAGAGATAAAGAAACTATAA
- a CDS encoding MgtC/SapB family protein has translation MDAGALTDKIIIIRLLLSFLAGCCIGMERSGKRQVAGLRTHILICVGACGMMLISIWLPQVSGKGDTARIAAQVVSGMGFLGAGAILKIGANVKGLTTAASIWVIAGIGLAIGSGLYTAGIVMTVISLVTLSLINRLELKIFPVRQNKFLEIYFHGNKPPMTEIINVLSDYSASIVSTNVRSSKSSKEHSKVVLFINVPKRLDISKMTEDFQKIEEVDTIVLREKIT, from the coding sequence ATGGATGCCGGAGCTTTAACAGACAAAATAATTATTATTCGTTTACTTTTAAGTTTTTTAGCCGGTTGTTGTATAGGGATGGAGCGTTCCGGTAAAAGACAGGTGGCGGGTTTACGTACTCATATCCTAATTTGCGTGGGCGCATGCGGGATGATGCTGATATCCATCTGGCTTCCTCAAGTCAGCGGCAAGGGCGATACGGCCAGAATCGCCGCTCAGGTTGTTTCGGGTATGGGTTTTTTAGGTGCCGGAGCTATTTTAAAGATAGGAGCCAACGTAAAAGGGCTCACAACAGCAGCTTCGATATGGGTAATTGCAGGAATAGGCTTGGCTATAGGAAGCGGGCTGTATACGGCCGGAATAGTGATGACCGTTATTTCTTTAGTAACTCTTTCACTTATCAATAGGCTTGAACTTAAAATTTTCCCTGTAAGGCAAAATAAATTTTTAGAAATATATTTTCACGGAAATAAACCTCCAATGACGGAGATAATAAATGTTTTATCGGATTACTCTGCATCCATTGTATCCACAAATGTCCGCTCGTCAAAATCGTCCAAGGAACATTCTAAGGTCGTTCTTTTTATAAATGTTCCTAAGAGGCTGGATATTTCCAAGATGACCGAAGACTTTCAAAAAATAGAAGAAGTAGATACAATAGTACTCCGAGAAAAAATAACCTAA
- a CDS encoding phosphoglucomutase, with the protein MKDTNNSISINAELSKMILSASGWRKVFADSGKEEDESPDIKYEDSILLCHAALAFAEFLKTNFPKIKTIVIGRDSRPTGVAIKEVFIKTLISTSYDLKVIGCTAAPEIMAYSRSIGAAFAYISASHNPIGHNGLKFGLESGGVLDGDQAKTLINMFKERLTADDAEDTALKFLHDYDLKKLQDIKMQTVYVKKEALDAYYSYSKAVITNSADPKRQNKFFDKLKKTATAAKKEDHPISIVADFNGSARAASIDRQFFTDNEIALIGINEVPGNIVHGILPEGANLDFCAKKMEHLHLDPDASPLDKNCFLGYMPDCDGDRGNIIYWNEELNKAVPLEAQEVFALSVIAETAYSFYCKRGNKKPAIVVNGPTSLRIEEAAACFGAEVFRAEVGEANVVNLAAELREKNYDVRILGEGSNGGNITHPAKVRDPINTIFAILKLLLIKTEFMKKGLFHIWCEKSKQMDKYKPDFTLTDILKTLPQYTTTPTGEQRAILKINTMDHGILKGRYQKIFEEEWAKKKDELKSRFGIVRFRSFSNNGTKQTEDLKDFSVSGKGGLKIQFYNSKDEPLGFIWMRGSGTEPIFRIMADIKGLSLEDEKYLVEWQGEMVRRADLGA; encoded by the coding sequence TTGAAAGACACAAACAACAGCATAAGTATAAATGCCGAATTATCAAAAATGATATTATCCGCCTCAGGATGGAGAAAGGTTTTTGCCGACTCAGGCAAAGAGGAAGACGAAAGCCCCGACATAAAATATGAAGATTCCATATTATTGTGCCATGCAGCCTTGGCCTTCGCTGAATTTTTAAAGACAAATTTTCCTAAAATAAAGACGATAGTAATCGGCAGGGACAGCCGGCCTACAGGCGTTGCTATCAAAGAAGTGTTTATAAAAACTCTTATTTCAACTTCTTATGATTTAAAGGTTATAGGCTGTACGGCTGCTCCCGAAATCATGGCTTATTCAAGATCGATAGGTGCAGCCTTTGCCTATATTTCCGCCAGTCATAACCCGATAGGACATAACGGTCTTAAATTCGGCTTGGAATCAGGGGGCGTTCTTGACGGAGATCAAGCTAAAACCTTAATCAACATGTTTAAAGAAAGACTTACAGCCGATGATGCCGAAGATACTGCTTTAAAATTCCTGCATGATTATGATTTAAAAAAATTGCAAGATATAAAAATGCAGACAGTATATGTAAAAAAAGAAGCATTGGATGCTTATTATAGTTATTCTAAGGCTGTAATTACAAATTCGGCTGACCCCAAAAGACAAAACAAATTTTTTGATAAACTAAAAAAAACGGCTACTGCTGCAAAAAAAGAAGATCATCCTATTTCTATAGTTGCCGATTTTAACGGAAGTGCAAGAGCTGCATCCATTGACAGGCAGTTTTTTACGGACAATGAAATAGCATTAATCGGTATAAACGAAGTACCCGGAAATATCGTACACGGGATATTGCCTGAAGGAGCTAATCTGGATTTTTGTGCAAAAAAAATGGAACATCTTCACTTGGATCCGGATGCAAGTCCGTTGGATAAAAACTGCTTTTTAGGTTATATGCCCGATTGTGACGGAGACCGCGGAAACATAATCTATTGGAATGAAGAGCTTAATAAGGCTGTTCCTCTTGAGGCTCAAGAGGTATTTGCTCTTTCGGTGATTGCGGAGACGGCTTATTCTTTCTATTGTAAAAGAGGTAATAAGAAGCCTGCTATTGTTGTAAACGGCCCTACTTCTTTGCGGATTGAAGAAGCGGCAGCCTGTTTTGGCGCTGAAGTTTTTAGGGCTGAAGTAGGCGAGGCTAATGTAGTTAATTTAGCCGCCGAATTGCGGGAAAAAAATTATGATGTCCGAATTTTAGGAGAGGGGTCGAACGGAGGAAACATTACTCACCCTGCAAAGGTAAGGGATCCGATAAATACCATTTTTGCAATTTTAAAACTCCTTTTAATAAAGACGGAATTTATGAAAAAAGGTCTTTTTCATATTTGGTGCGAAAAGTCAAAACAAATGGATAAATATAAACCCGATTTTACCTTGACCGATATTCTAAAAACCTTGCCTCAATATACAACAACTCCCACCGGAGAACAAAGAGCTATTTTAAAAATCAATACAATGGATCACGGAATTCTAAAAGGCAGGTATCAAAAAATATTTGAAGAAGAATGGGCTAAAAAGAAAGATGAACTTAAAAGCAGGTTCGGTATTGTAAGATTCCGCAGTTTTTCAAATAACGGAACAAAGCAGACTGAAGACCTTAAAGACTTTTCCGTTTCGGGTAAGGGCGGCCTTAAAATTCAGTTTTATAATTCAAAAGATGAGCCTTTAGGTTTTATCTGGATGAGGGGTTCTGGAACGGAACCCATATTCAGAATAATGGCCGATATAAAGGGCTTGTCGCTTGAAGATGAAAAATACTTGGTTGAATGGCAGGGTGAAATGGTAAGGCGTGCCGATTTAGGCGCATAG
- a CDS encoding PUR family DNA/RNA-binding protein has protein sequence MGIRGELFTTQVSAENRTYFFNVKENTKGDVFLQVVESKVSEGLGFDRHAVVVFEDEMRPFLQGLDKCIEFIEKNRKEKAKAKAKKVSDAKKTAEKSDKPAKPRASKGQSTEKKDGEKSRVKKIIKKKPR, from the coding sequence ATGGGAATTAGAGGTGAACTTTTTACAACTCAGGTTTCGGCGGAAAACCGGACTTATTTTTTTAATGTTAAAGAAAATACAAAGGGTGACGTTTTTTTACAGGTTGTCGAAAGCAAGGTTTCTGAGGGGCTTGGCTTTGACCGCCATGCCGTTGTCGTATTTGAAGATGAAATGAGGCCTTTTTTGCAGGGGCTGGATAAATGTATAGAATTTATCGAAAAAAACAGAAAGGAAAAAGCAAAGGCTAAGGCGAAGAAGGTTAGCGATGCAAAAAAGACTGCCGAAAAAAGCGATAAGCCTGCAAAGCCTCGTGCTTCCAAGGGTCAAAGTACTGAAAAGAAGGACGGGGAAAAATCAAGGGTAAAAAAAATAATAAAAAAGAAGCCCCGCTGA